Genomic DNA from Streptomyces diastaticus subsp. diastaticus:
GCCCGGCCCGCAGGGCAGCGGCCACGCGGTCCGACACGGCGGCGCGTTCGCCCTCGGCGCGCAGCCCGGCCAGCACCGGCACCCGGCCCTCGACGGGGCGTACCCCGAGCAGCGCGGGCACGCCCACGGCGGCCAGTTCCTCGGCGACGGCCCGGACCAGAGCCGCCCAGCCGCCGCCCGGGGTGAGCCCCTCCGGCGGGTCGGCGAGCCGCATCACCACCGGCAGCATCGGCCCCTCACCCGGCCGGAACCCCAGAACCCGGGCCTGGGCGGGCGCGTCCTCGGGCGCGATCCGGCCCTCCGCCAGGTCGTGGAGGAAATCCCCGCGCCCCCGGGCGGCCAGCTCCTCCTCCTGCCGGGCCTGCATGAGGACGACTGCCAGGATGCCCGAGGCCCGTTCGGCGGCGAGCCGGTGCACGGGCAGCAGCCGGCCGCCCACCGGCAGCAGCACGAGCCGGGCGCGGACCGTCCCGGTCGCGCCCGGTGCCGCCGATCCGCCCGGCACCTCCACCACGACCGCTCCCGACGGTGCCGGGTCCCGGTCGGTGGTGCGGCCGGCCCGCAGCCCCTCCCACACCTGGAGCGGGTCCGGGCGGCCGGCGCCGGGCGGCGCGGCCGCGTAGAGGAGGCGGCCGTCGGCCGTCTCCAGGAAGACCGGCTCGGCGGCGAACTCGGCGAGGGTGCGGAGCACCCGGGGCACGCCGCCGCCGTCGAGGAGCGCGCGGGTGCAGCGACGGTCGATCTCCTCGGCCTGCCGGAGCAGGGCGTAGTGGCCGTTGACGATCTCCGTGTGCACCTGCTCGGTGACGGACACGAAGGGCACCTCGCGGTGGAGCTGCACCAGCGGAAGTCCGGCCGAGCGGGCGGTGTCGACCAGGGCGGCGGGCAGCCGCGGCAGGCGTGGGCCCAGCTCGACCACGAGGGCCGCGATGTCCCGCTCGGCGAGTCCGCGCACGAAGGCCCGCTGGTCGGCGGAGCGGGTGCCGATGCCGAGTCCGGTGGTGAGCAGCAACTCGCCGCCCTTGAGGAGTGCGGGCAGGTTCGGCGCCTCTCCCGCGTGCACCCACCGCACCGGCCGGTCCAGCTGGTCCTCGCCGGTCACCACCTCCGGGAGACCGCCACGCAGCCCCGGCAGTTCCAGCGCTCGGCGCACGGTGATTCCGCCCTGGTTCTCCATGGATGCGGACGCTACTGCCCATCCGGCGGGAACGGCGCCCCGCCCTCCGCTCCGGACGGCCGCTCGACTCCGCCGGGGCGGGGGAGGGGGAGGCCCGGGACGGGCGTGACCAGCAGCCGGTGCGGGGCGCCCGTCCCCCGCCGCCCCGGGGGCCGGATGCCGCCGATCGCGGGCGCCGGGTGTACGCGGGCACATCGACGGGGTCGGACCACGCGCCGGATTCACCCGCAGGTGTACCCCGGGCCCGGCCTGTCGAGCCCTTTCTGGCCCGCTTCCCGCCCGTCCCGCCCGGGCGCCGGGAAGTTCCCTGTCCGTCCCAGGAGGGGCCCAGGGCTCCGGGCCGGCGCCGGAGGCCGAACGAGCCCGGGCCCACGCTCGTGAACGCCGACGGCGCTCTTCGCTCCACGGGGACGCAGGCTTCCCCCGCCGGGCAGTGAGCGGTGGGGGAAGCCGGCAGGCCGCCTCCGGCCCACAGCCGGCCGAGGCAGGCGGGCGGACGTCCCCGGGCCGCAGGCGCCGGGTCCGGGCGCTCACCCAGGAGGGCCGCCACGCGTCGGGTCTGCGCCCGGTACCCGGGCCGGGCACCCGGCCGCCCCGGTCGCACCAGGAGAGGTGCGGCCGGGGCGGTGTCGGGTCAGGCCCTGGGCTCAGCCCCCGTACGCGCCCGAGGCGGTGAGGCGCAGGGCGGTGTCGATGAGGGGGACGTGGGAGAACGCCTGCGGGAAGTTGCCCACCTGGCGCTGGCCGACCGG
This window encodes:
- a CDS encoding PucR family transcriptional regulator, which codes for MENQGGITVRRALELPGLRGGLPEVVTGEDQLDRPVRWVHAGEAPNLPALLKGGELLLTTGLGIGTRSADQRAFVRGLAERDIAALVVELGPRLPRLPAALVDTARSAGLPLVQLHREVPFVSVTEQVHTEIVNGHYALLRQAEEIDRRCTRALLDGGGVPRVLRTLAEFAAEPVFLETADGRLLYAAAPPGAGRPDPLQVWEGLRAGRTTDRDPAPSGAVVVEVPGGSAAPGATGTVRARLVLLPVGGRLLPVHRLAAERASGILAVVLMQARQEEELAARGRGDFLHDLAEGRIAPEDAPAQARVLGFRPGEGPMLPVVMRLADPPEGLTPGGGWAALVRAVAEELAAVGVPALLGVRPVEGRVPVLAGLRAEGERAAVSDRVAAALRAGLERTGLAVSPAEGAAGRPGPVVVVGGAGGWAAAAAGLRHAAQTATAARGLPDQPWYDARRLDIDLLLWRLRDHPDLAAFVDRALGPLLDHDRRAKPPLLPTLTAYLAHAGRKAETARELHLNRQTLYNRLARIAELLGTDLDDPHTVLALSLALRARRHVP